A single window of Candidatus Limnocylindrales bacterium DNA harbors:
- a CDS encoding serine hydrolase domain-containing protein translates to MKRFLLKTTGMILMIVGIISIVPGVGATSLSPVKPEQVGLSSERLDRLDQFFKTEIDQGKIPGVVALIARKGQIAYFKSFGFRDKASGAPMSNDAIFRIYSMTKPFTSVAAMMLVEEGKIVLTDPISKFLPQLGKLEVSVPKFDPTTGMVTYSTTPAVREITVQDLLRHTSGFTYGTQTTNVYVKELYDKVGVDATDITNADLIERLAKVPLVHQPGTAFEYSRSTDVLGRLIEVVANTTLSKFFKERIFDPLKMEDSGFYVPEEKLGRLAQPFPTDPATGKPIKLLDVTKPPTYEAGGQGAVSTASDYARFCQMLLNGGHLDGVRLLSRTTVNLMTSDHLGKILEAAPMPSQLLLGVPGYTFGLGFAIRLEPGIAGVPGSAGEYTWGGFAGTYFWVDPKEELIGILMLQTPGPARVQYRKLFRQLVYQAIVD, encoded by the coding sequence ATGAAACGATTTTTATTGAAAACGACTGGAATGATTCTCATGATAGTAGGGATAATTTCCATAGTACCTGGGGTGGGGGCTACCTCCCTATCCCCTGTGAAGCCTGAACAGGTTGGTCTCTCCTCGGAGCGATTGGATCGCCTGGATCAATTCTTCAAAACTGAGATTGACCAGGGTAAAATCCCAGGTGTTGTAGCTCTCATTGCACGAAAGGGACAGATTGCCTACTTTAAGAGCTTCGGTTTTCGTGATAAAGCAAGCGGCGCACCCATGTCCAATGATGCCATCTTCCGGATCTATTCCATGACCAAGCCTTTTACCTCGGTAGCAGCGATGATGCTGGTCGAGGAGGGGAAAATTGTCCTCACCGACCCCATTTCGAAATTTCTTCCACAGTTGGGAAAGCTGGAAGTGAGTGTACCGAAGTTTGATCCCACTACCGGTATGGTAACCTATTCGACCACACCCGCCGTGCGTGAAATTACGGTTCAAGATCTGTTGCGTCACACCTCCGGTTTTACCTATGGAACCCAGACTACAAACGTCTACGTGAAGGAACTCTATGACAAGGTAGGTGTAGATGCCACCGATATTACAAATGCGGATCTGATCGAACGTCTGGCGAAGGTACCACTGGTCCACCAGCCCGGGACGGCCTTCGAATACAGCCGGTCAACAGATGTACTGGGGCGACTCATCGAGGTTGTGGCCAACACGACCCTGTCCAAATTCTTCAAGGAGCGTATCTTTGATCCTCTTAAGATGGAAGATTCCGGGTTCTATGTGCCGGAGGAGAAACTGGGTCGCCTCGCCCAGCCGTTTCCCACCGACCCAGCTACTGGGAAGCCCATTAAACTACTGGACGTAACGAAACCTCCCACCTATGAAGCCGGAGGTCAGGGTGCCGTCTCTACGGCCAGCGATTATGCACGCTTCTGCCAGATGTTGCTTAACGGCGGACATCTCGATGGTGTCCGGCTACTCAGCCGTACAACGGTAAATCTCATGACCTCCGATCATCTGGGTAAGATACTGGAAGCCGCTCCGATGCCCAGCCAGCTCTTGCTTGGTGTGCCCGGTTATACCTTTGGACTCGGATTCGCAATCCGTCTGGAGCCGGGTATAGCAGGAGTTCCAGGATCGGCCGGGGAATATACCTGGGGTGGCTTTGCCGGAACTTACTTCTGGGTTGATCCTAAAGAAGAACTTATCGGTATCTTAATGCTCCAGACCCCGGGCCCGGCACGGGTCCAATACCGAAAACTTTTCAGACAACTGGTTTATCAGGCCATCGTCG